The following are encoded together in the Gasterosteus aculeatus chromosome 7, fGasAcu3.hap1.1, whole genome shotgun sequence genome:
- the LOC120822196 gene encoding HLA class II histocompatibility antigen, DP alpha 1 chain: MKTKTMMKMMVVLVLSGVFCVSADGPHKDIRVLGCSDSDGEEMYGLDGEELWYADFKHGKGVKPLPSFVDPMEYPGFYEQAVGNQQICRISLKIVANVLKDVPLEKDPPSSHMIYPKDGVELGEKNSLICHVTGFYPAPVTFSWTKNQENVTEGSSRNVPYPNNDGTFNQFSTLEFTPKLGDIYSCMVEHLALDHPLVKFYDVQVSQPSVGPAVFCGVGLTVGLLGVAAGTFFLIKGNECS, translated from the exons ATGAAGACCAagacgatgatgaagatgatggtcgtcctcgtcctctctggTGTCTTCTGTGTCTCAGCCGACG gtccACATAAGGACATACGTGTTCTTGGCTGTTCTGACTCTGATGGAGAGGAGATGTACGGTCTGGATGGAGAAGAGCTCTGGTACGCAGACTTCAAACACGGCAAAGGAGTCAAACCTCTGCCCAGTTTCGTGGATCCAATGGAGTACCCAGGATTTTATGAACAAGCTGTGGGTAATCAACAGATCTGCAGAATTAGCCTGAAAATTGTAGCGAACGTCCTCAAGGACGTCCCACTGGAGAAAG ATCCTCCTTCCAGTCACATGATCTACCCCAAAGACGGCGTGGAACTGGGAGAGAAGAACTCGCTCATCTGTCATGTGACTGGTTTCTATCCTGCTCCAGTGACGTTCTCCTGGACCAAGAACCAGGAGAACGTCACTGAAGGATCCAGCAGGAACGTTCCCTACCCCAACAACGACGGAACCTTCAACCAGTTCTCCACCCTTGAGTTCACCCCAAAGCTGGGAGACATCTACAGCTGCATGGTGGAACATCTGGCCCTGGACCATCCACTGGTCAAGTTCTATG atgtgcagGTGTCTCAGCCCAGCGTTGGACCAGCGGTCTTCTGTGGAGTCGGTCTGACTGTTGGTCTCCTCGGCGTCGCTGCTGGAACCTTCTTCCTCATCAAAGGAAACGAGTGCAGCTGA